In one window of Zestosphaera sp. DNA:
- a CDS encoding pyridoxal phosphate-dependent aminotransferase produces the protein MNLMRKAQNTWGMCIKERYISEWVLNIPQSGIREIFHESLKLKDVIHLEIGDPDFNTSEIIVEAIYKAMLEGYTHYTHNAGLIELRKSIAEYYTRKYNTTLDPENNIVVTAGSSEGLSLSLLATLNPGDEVLIPDPGYPSYVPMIMCSRGKVVRYSVREEENFEINPSEVLSKVTSKTKAIIINNPQNPTGSVTSIKKLEEIVEYAHSKGIVIISDEVYENIVYDYAPFTSLSVLTSYDNVVVVNSLSKTFAMTGLRIGFVVTRNEKLVEVMTRMQEGLIACAPAPIQVGAIKALSMFSELVPPMVREYEKRRNVLISELSRLKKVSFTIPRGTFYMLVNVSKHTGDSRTFARKLLLQNRVAVAPGIAFGPGGEGYIRISFATSTDKIVEGVKRIGDFLTSGGELT, from the coding sequence ATGAACTTAATGAGAAAAGCACAAAATACCTGGGGGATGTGTATTAAGGAACGCTACATATCTGAATGGGTCTTAAACATACCGCAGTCAGGCATTAGAGAGATATTCCACGAATCTCTTAAGCTAAAAGACGTAATACACTTAGAGATAGGTGACCCTGATTTCAACACCTCCGAGATCATCGTGGAAGCAATCTATAAGGCTATGTTAGAGGGATACACGCATTACACACATAATGCGGGACTAATCGAGTTACGTAAAAGCATCGCAGAATACTATACGAGGAAGTACAACACGACTCTCGACCCCGAAAACAATATAGTTGTAACTGCCGGAAGTAGTGAGGGCTTATCTCTAAGCTTATTAGCTACCCTGAATCCAGGAGATGAGGTACTGATACCGGACCCTGGCTACCCATCTTATGTGCCCATGATTATGTGTTCTCGAGGTAAGGTAGTTAGGTACAGTGTCCGCGAAGAAGAGAATTTTGAGATTAACCCAAGCGAAGTACTATCTAAAGTGACTTCAAAGACTAAAGCAATAATTATAAATAATCCTCAAAACCCAACAGGTAGCGTAACATCAATCAAGAAATTAGAAGAGATTGTAGAGTACGCGCATAGTAAAGGGATCGTAATCATATCAGATGAAGTCTATGAAAACATAGTTTACGACTACGCGCCTTTCACAAGCTTGTCTGTGTTAACGAGTTACGATAATGTTGTAGTAGTTAACAGCTTGTCGAAAACCTTTGCTATGACGGGCTTAAGAATAGGTTTCGTAGTAACTAGAAACGAGAAATTAGTTGAGGTAATGACGCGAATGCAGGAGGGATTAATTGCCTGCGCTCCAGCCCCTATCCAGGTGGGAGCAATTAAAGCTTTAAGCATGTTTTCTGAGTTGGTACCACCTATGGTTAGAGAGTATGAGAAGAGACGCAATGTTTTGATCTCAGAACTCTCTCGTTTAAAGAAAGTATCATTCACTATTCCCAGGGGGACTTTCTACATGTTAGTTAACGTGAGTAAACATACCGGTGATTCCCGCACCTTCGCAAGAAAACTCCTTCTTCAGAATCGAGTAGCTGTCGCGCCAGGAATAGCTTTCGGGCCTGGTGGAGAGGGCTACATAAGAATATCTTTCGCTACTTCAACAGATAAGATCGTGGAGGGGGTTAAGAGGATAGGTGACTTCCTAACGTCTGGGGGTGAGTTAACATGA
- a CDS encoding flavin reductase family protein yields MSNLSVNEALTLMPLPLVIVTTESRDGKKAGMTAAWVTQVSWKPPYVAVAIYNKWTTLKVILDRKEFAINYVSSSLAKVALEVFGSLSSAKVDKFEIATKKYNVPINYGKSVKVPVILNAPVIIECKLLEYFEIGDHYLVVCDPVLAYRGSDEEPLAFYKGKLHALTEHSTK; encoded by the coding sequence ATGAGTAATCTATCAGTTAATGAAGCTTTAACTCTAATGCCTTTGCCTCTGGTTATCGTGACTACTGAGAGTAGAGATGGTAAGAAAGCTGGGATGACTGCCGCGTGGGTTACTCAAGTTTCGTGGAAGCCGCCTTACGTAGCTGTAGCTATTTATAATAAGTGGACTACACTTAAGGTCATCTTAGATAGGAAGGAGTTCGCTATAAACTACGTTTCCTCGTCCTTAGCTAAAGTAGCTTTGGAAGTTTTTGGCTCATTAAGCAGTGCTAAAGTAGATAAGTTCGAGATAGCTACTAAGAAATACAACGTGCCCATCAACTACGGTAAGAGTGTGAAGGTTCCAGTAATACTTAATGCACCTGTCATCATAGAATGTAAGTTGCTTGAATACTTTGAGATAGGAGATCACTATTTAGTAGTCTGCGATCCTGTCTTAGCTTATAGAGGGAGCGATGAAGAGCCTCTCGCATTCTATAAGGGCAAGTTACACGCCTTAACCGAGCATAGCACTAAGTAG
- a CDS encoding flavodoxin family protein, which translates to MLLRVKILGISGSIRHGNSEYLLMRALDAAKKVAPELVDTEFVSTAGLIINPCIHCLACVDHRKCIIKDDFNDLFDKWLEADAIIYSIPVFHLGIPAHFKAFIDRLGQTLFAKYLDKPPKLLKVIGVITQGTDLGGGGELTAIQIISHALVMGCIPVAGDPPESYIGAIGWTKRSPLPDAIERLATEKDFDANTTVSAAESLGRRVAYTSLIIKNGAKVLTGLLSKDPWYSLYLSKIT; encoded by the coding sequence ATGTTATTGAGAGTTAAGATACTTGGAATTTCCGGGAGTATAAGACATGGTAATAGTGAATACCTTTTAATGAGAGCTCTTGACGCAGCTAAGAAAGTAGCTCCTGAGCTCGTGGATACGGAGTTCGTTTCTACTGCCGGCTTAATAATTAACCCATGTATTCATTGTCTGGCGTGCGTAGATCACAGGAAATGCATTATTAAAGACGACTTCAATGACTTATTCGATAAGTGGCTTGAGGCAGACGCTATAATATACTCTATTCCGGTCTTCCACCTAGGAATACCAGCTCATTTCAAAGCTTTTATAGATAGGTTAGGGCAAACATTATTCGCTAAATATCTAGACAAACCGCCGAAGTTACTTAAAGTGATTGGCGTAATAACTCAAGGCACGGACTTAGGGGGTGGGGGTGAGTTAACCGCCATACAGATAATCTCGCACGCTCTAGTAATGGGCTGTATACCGGTGGCGGGTGACCCGCCTGAGTCATACATAGGTGCTATAGGATGGACTAAGAGGTCGCCACTCCCAGACGCTATAGAGCGATTAGCTACTGAGAAAGACTTTGACGCAAACACAACTGTATCGGCTGCTGAGTCATTAGGTCGTAGGGTAGCTTATACTTCGTTGATAATTAAAAATGGTGCGAAGGTCCTTACAGGCTTGCTGAGTAAAGATCCTTGGTACTCTCTATATCTTTCTAAAATAACCTAA
- a CDS encoding aldehyde ferredoxin oxidoreductase N-terminal domain-containing protein: MVKLTFKYAHVDLTHEKYELRTYEGFLGPVDLGVHLHLNVYESYRHDIFSEENIVVMGKGFFANEAIFGSHRLIFVFRSPLSRSLHISALGGGAYRFVKTGIDGIVFEGRASRPAAVLVEGAKEGLRIEFDHLNIEDLLTIYRGYEGKRGTRGLTKYLISKYASFLTKYNGRMILVGPASFSTRMGGIYSPSIDYATMNVRVEDWAARGGGGSVLARAHNVFAVIFGGERESNDVRGRFEFINSLVTAQLKKPFVKNVIEGTSKYSYDLETKTGGTLGSNIVIYREKIPSHNWNSLLSSKEVREVIYKNIVDKFLKPFNEKIIGTGIWRTCDEPCPVRCKKTIDNKHVDYEPLNAVGPIIGVLDFNEALEVLDLIDELGLDAIEAGNILGWLMEVLEKELLRPEDVGLDTTPVIDPAKWREDHTRRNKEIAMKLVESLVFSDNKLLRLVAEEGLREACKKLNEIFNERVREKGVRFEDLAVYIPFGSGGYMTPNFYWSPGVFAPLPILGKYWTYYTPAFSEPEEFASVSVNRALMEYLVENAGWCRFHRSWVEKVLPELYKISLGYEGDMLRHARKYYKMIREYQVKAGSDNVFWESSKVLNILRSAACEFGSAEWCLEVSTDLIEGLKKWWVRFYEHVTKLLEGE; the protein is encoded by the coding sequence TTGGTTAAGCTGACATTCAAGTACGCTCACGTAGACTTAACGCATGAGAAATATGAGTTAAGAACGTATGAGGGGTTCTTAGGACCTGTTGATTTAGGAGTTCACCTACACCTCAACGTTTATGAGAGTTACAGACATGACATCTTTAGCGAAGAGAATATTGTTGTTATGGGTAAGGGTTTCTTCGCTAATGAAGCTATTTTCGGTAGTCATAGACTCATCTTCGTTTTTAGGAGTCCTCTATCTAGGAGTCTTCACATATCTGCTCTCGGGGGAGGAGCTTACAGGTTTGTCAAGACAGGTATTGACGGGATCGTTTTCGAGGGCAGGGCGTCAAGACCTGCTGCTGTGTTAGTCGAGGGCGCTAAAGAAGGTTTGAGAATAGAGTTTGATCACCTCAACATAGAAGACTTACTGACGATATATAGAGGGTATGAAGGTAAGCGAGGTACTAGAGGACTAACCAAGTACTTAATAAGCAAATACGCAAGTTTTTTGACAAAATATAACGGGAGAATGATTCTTGTAGGACCTGCGTCTTTCAGTACGCGTATGGGCGGCATATACTCACCCTCAATAGATTACGCTACTATGAACGTGAGAGTGGAAGACTGGGCTGCGAGAGGCGGTGGTGGTAGTGTCTTAGCTAGAGCTCATAACGTTTTCGCCGTGATTTTCGGTGGAGAGAGAGAATCGAATGATGTGAGAGGGAGGTTTGAGTTCATAAACTCCCTAGTAACAGCCCAGTTAAAGAAGCCTTTCGTCAAGAACGTCATTGAGGGAACATCTAAGTATAGTTACGACCTAGAAACAAAAACTGGCGGAACGCTAGGTAGTAACATAGTGATTTACCGTGAGAAAATACCATCACATAACTGGAACTCTCTACTATCTAGTAAAGAAGTTAGAGAAGTGATTTACAAGAATATAGTAGATAAATTCCTAAAACCATTTAACGAAAAAATAATTGGTACCGGGATATGGCGTACTTGTGATGAGCCGTGCCCAGTTAGGTGTAAGAAAACCATTGATAACAAACACGTAGATTACGAACCTTTAAATGCTGTAGGTCCTATAATCGGTGTCTTAGACTTTAATGAAGCTCTAGAAGTCCTGGACTTAATTGATGAGTTAGGATTAGACGCTATTGAAGCAGGCAATATTCTCGGCTGGCTAATGGAGGTCTTAGAAAAAGAGCTTTTAAGACCTGAGGATGTAGGTCTAGATACTACGCCTGTAATCGACCCGGCCAAGTGGCGCGAAGATCATACGAGAAGAAATAAAGAGATAGCTATGAAGCTCGTCGAGAGCCTAGTCTTCTCTGACAACAAGCTACTTAGACTCGTAGCAGAAGAGGGGTTGAGGGAAGCGTGCAAGAAACTTAACGAAATATTTAATGAGAGAGTCCGTGAGAAGGGTGTAAGATTCGAGGATTTAGCAGTTTATATTCCTTTCGGCTCAGGAGGCTACATGACGCCTAACTTCTACTGGTCGCCGGGAGTCTTCGCGCCGCTCCCTATCCTCGGAAAATACTGGACTTACTACACACCAGCTTTCTCAGAACCTGAAGAATTTGCTAGCGTGTCAGTCAATAGAGCTTTAATGGAGTACCTAGTTGAGAATGCTGGGTGGTGTAGATTCCATAGGTCGTGGGTTGAGAAAGTGCTACCCGAGCTTTATAAGATCTCTCTCGGTTACGAAGGCGATATGTTGCGTCATGCAAGAAAATACTACAAAATGATCCGAGAATACCAAGTTAAAGCGGGCTCAGACAACGTTTTCTGGGAAAGTAGTAAAGTTCTAAACATACTGAGGAGTGCTGCGTGCGAGTTCGGTTCTGCTGAGTGGTGTTTAGAAGTAAGTACTGATTTAATTGAGGGCCTTAAGAAGTGGTGGGTTAGGTTTTATGAGCACGTGACGAAACTTCTTGAAGGTGAGTAG
- a CDS encoding 4Fe-4S dicluster domain-containing protein, with amino-acid sequence MEVSVNSDLCTGCHLCELVCSTYHFNKSSIKLSRIIVYKDKASAKFTPILCVSCPGMPCAKACPTNAIVKNKQTGMPEVIIEKCSSCGDCVKACPYMAIRFEPSVYAYPLICDLCGGDPQCINVCWPGALTKAMSLSEKFRGAAKARSVIAEIISKYTR; translated from the coding sequence ATGGAAGTATCTGTTAATTCAGACTTATGTACGGGTTGTCACTTGTGTGAGTTGGTGTGTAGTACTTACCACTTTAATAAATCATCAATAAAACTCTCGAGAATCATAGTATATAAGGATAAAGCAAGCGCTAAATTCACGCCTATCCTATGTGTTTCCTGCCCTGGAATGCCCTGCGCTAAGGCGTGCCCCACGAACGCTATAGTTAAAAATAAACAGACAGGAATGCCTGAAGTCATAATAGAAAAGTGCTCCTCCTGCGGAGACTGTGTTAAGGCATGCCCCTACATGGCAATACGTTTTGAACCATCAGTATATGCTTACCCCCTAATTTGCGACTTATGTGGTGGCGACCCACAGTGTATCAATGTTTGCTGGCCTGGCGCGTTAACTAAAGCTATGAGTCTATCAGAGAAGTTCAGGGGAGCTGCTAAAGCCCGCTCTGTCATCGCGGAAATAATAAGTAAGTACACGAGGTGA
- a CDS encoding aldehyde ferredoxin oxidoreductase family protein, translating to MVYSVNGRILHVDLTNDKVWVEKYGNDLLELFIGSRGIQARLYWDLVSPEAKAFSSGNVLFVGSGTFTGTPLPSSGRTTVTFKSPATNMYFKASVGGDFGLKLKLNGYDVVAIHGVSEKPVYVYIENDHVDIIPADKYWGLDVRTAHIELIRKHGLDADTLLIGPAGENLVKYASVNCSVYNVAARGGGGAVLGYKKLKGIVASKGDRSVILYNPKKFYEKSLKVSLNIMNDAALVATAKFGTASATMGLDRTSTLPCYNFRRSFWENAYRNAGEYYVEAGYLIGRAGCAQCIVSCHRHTATSKYGGVDTVGPEYETSNALGGNLGNSDTDALIKMNDLANIYGLDTISLGGVIGWVMESYERGYLKDLKEELGVEPLWGNVDAIIKLIEDITFRRGTGDLLAEGLAIACEKVGTETCKWAIQSRGLEHSRVETRIARAYALAFALNPRGPDHLHTETFAEFGFTEEARRLIKRLTGSEENAGIGKDSGRPEIVVWHEDIYAVTDSVGLCAFIDTAGFAVDEVMLSELFEDATGIASTPEKIMKSGERIVTLERMIQVREGRSRKDDTLPWRILNEEIITREGKRYVFTEETLNSMLDKYFKLRGWNVEKGIPTPEKLKELKLEFAIEEALRRV from the coding sequence GTGGTTTACTCCGTTAATGGTAGGATACTCCACGTTGATCTGACTAACGATAAGGTCTGGGTAGAGAAGTACGGTAACGACTTGCTAGAGTTATTTATAGGCTCCAGAGGTATTCAAGCCCGACTCTATTGGGACCTCGTAAGTCCTGAAGCCAAAGCCTTCAGTAGCGGTAATGTGTTGTTCGTTGGTTCAGGCACGTTTACTGGAACTCCTCTCCCCAGCTCAGGTAGAACAACAGTCACCTTCAAGAGTCCAGCTACAAATATGTACTTTAAGGCTAGCGTGGGCGGAGATTTCGGACTCAAACTGAAGCTTAACGGGTATGACGTAGTAGCTATTCACGGCGTTTCTGAGAAGCCTGTATACGTCTATATCGAGAACGACCACGTAGACATAATACCAGCTGACAAATACTGGGGTCTTGATGTCAGAACTGCTCACATAGAATTAATAAGGAAGCACGGCTTAGACGCTGACACGCTGTTAATAGGGCCTGCTGGCGAAAACCTAGTTAAGTATGCGTCAGTAAATTGCTCTGTCTATAACGTGGCCGCTCGAGGAGGTGGCGGGGCTGTATTAGGTTACAAGAAACTTAAAGGAATAGTCGCTAGTAAAGGGGACAGGTCGGTAATACTCTACAACCCTAAGAAGTTCTACGAGAAATCATTGAAGGTCTCCCTAAATATAATGAATGATGCCGCGTTAGTAGCTACCGCGAAGTTCGGTACTGCTAGCGCTACTATGGGTCTAGATAGAACCAGCACGTTACCATGCTATAATTTCAGGAGGTCTTTCTGGGAAAACGCGTATAGGAACGCGGGTGAGTATTATGTCGAGGCAGGCTACCTAATCGGGAGAGCTGGCTGTGCTCAATGCATTGTGAGTTGCCACCGTCATACCGCAACAAGTAAATATGGTGGTGTAGACACAGTAGGTCCTGAGTATGAGACGTCAAACGCTCTGGGCGGTAACTTAGGAAACTCAGATACAGATGCTCTCATAAAAATGAACGACTTGGCTAATATCTACGGCTTAGATACTATATCCTTAGGCGGTGTTATTGGTTGGGTTATGGAGTCTTACGAGAGAGGATATCTGAAGGACTTGAAAGAAGAGTTAGGTGTCGAACCCCTGTGGGGGAATGTAGACGCAATCATTAAACTCATAGAAGATATAACGTTTAGGAGAGGAACAGGAGACCTTCTAGCTGAGGGTTTAGCGATAGCGTGTGAGAAAGTAGGCACAGAAACTTGTAAGTGGGCTATTCAGTCAAGAGGTCTAGAACATTCAAGAGTGGAGACTAGGATAGCTAGAGCTTACGCACTAGCTTTCGCGTTAAACCCAAGAGGTCCTGACCACTTACACACAGAAACTTTTGCTGAATTCGGATTCACGGAAGAAGCTAGAAGACTCATTAAGAGGCTTACTGGCAGTGAAGAAAACGCTGGTATAGGGAAAGACTCTGGCAGACCCGAGATAGTGGTATGGCACGAGGACATCTACGCCGTTACGGATAGCGTTGGATTATGTGCTTTCATAGATACTGCTGGGTTCGCAGTAGATGAGGTCATGTTAAGTGAGTTATTTGAGGACGCTACGGGTATCGCGAGCACGCCAGAGAAAATAATGAAGTCTGGCGAGAGGATAGTAACGCTTGAGAGAATGATTCAAGTTAGAGAAGGGCGCTCAAGAAAAGACGACACACTACCTTGGAGAATCTTAAATGAAGAGATCATAACTAGAGAAGGGAAGAGATACGTGTTTACAGAAGAAACCCTCAATTCTATGCTAGATAAGTATTTCAAGCTCCGTGGCTGGAACGTCGAGAAAGGCATACCTACCCCAGAAAAACTCAAGGAACTGAAGCTAGAGTTCGCTATAGAAGAGGCATTAAGACGTGTCTAA
- a CDS encoding MBL fold metallo-hydrolase: protein MLKVKVLGGGREVGRAAVCVNVGNNKQSLLLDYGVNFDEEDKPRFPEHVKPSEIAGLVLTHAHLDHVGAAPMLHVTSRVPTVTTALTKRLCEIMIKDFIKISGYYLPYEEVDLYNMIDSIPDYSYDKEIYLGDYRVKLLNAGHIPGSSMAYVEAGESSVVYTGDVNTIDTRLVSRASVSGVKADVVIIEATYGWIRHPPRKLVEKEFLDAVKEVTDRGGNVLIPAFSLGRAQEILTILYEGFDGSVFYDGMIRQIYEVFISYPEYINKYEELLKSKEEFKPVIRPSQRRRIVDGRGNVIVASAGMLKGGPAVYYLKKLAGDPLNAVFMVSYQAPGTPGRHLLEDGVPTEEIGPVKARVQWFDFSSHAGVDGLLELLKSFKEVKHVIVVHTSEKVGKYFTEKIREAMNDLSVHLPHNNEEIILEW, encoded by the coding sequence GTGCTTAAGGTGAAAGTACTTGGCGGCGGACGCGAAGTAGGTAGGGCTGCTGTGTGCGTTAACGTAGGTAATAATAAGCAGTCACTATTGCTGGATTACGGGGTAAATTTTGATGAGGAAGACAAGCCCAGATTCCCAGAACACGTGAAGCCTTCTGAGATAGCAGGACTTGTTTTAACACACGCACACTTAGATCACGTTGGGGCTGCGCCGATGCTTCACGTGACTTCTAGAGTTCCTACAGTAACTACTGCCTTGACTAAGAGGCTGTGTGAGATAATGATTAAAGACTTTATAAAGATTTCTGGCTATTACCTGCCCTACGAGGAGGTAGACCTCTACAACATGATTGACAGCATCCCAGACTACTCATACGATAAAGAAATCTACCTAGGTGATTACAGAGTTAAGCTTCTTAACGCTGGACACATACCGGGTAGTTCGATGGCTTACGTTGAGGCGGGCGAGTCTAGCGTTGTTTACACGGGTGACGTGAACACAATAGATACTAGGTTAGTCTCTAGAGCTAGCGTCTCGGGAGTTAAAGCCGACGTAGTGATTATTGAGGCAACTTACGGCTGGATAAGACACCCGCCTAGAAAGCTCGTCGAGAAAGAATTTCTGGACGCTGTCAAGGAAGTCACTGACAGGGGAGGTAACGTACTTATTCCGGCATTCAGTCTGGGCAGAGCACAGGAAATACTGACGATACTTTACGAGGGTTTTGACGGCAGTGTTTTCTATGATGGCATGATAAGACAGATTTACGAAGTCTTCATAAGCTACCCTGAATACATAAATAAGTACGAGGAACTCCTGAAATCTAAGGAAGAATTTAAGCCTGTAATAAGGCCTTCTCAGAGGAGGAGAATTGTTGATGGACGCGGTAACGTCATAGTGGCTTCGGCAGGCATGCTTAAAGGAGGTCCCGCAGTCTACTACCTAAAGAAGTTGGCTGGAGACCCGCTCAACGCTGTCTTCATGGTTTCTTACCAAGCTCCCGGAACTCCTGGCAGGCACCTCTTAGAAGACGGGGTTCCCACGGAGGAGATAGGGCCTGTTAAAGCTAGAGTTCAGTGGTTTGACTTCTCAAGTCATGCTGGAGTTGACGGTCTCTTAGAACTACTCAAAAGCTTTAAAGAGGTAAAGCACGTTATAGTAGTACACACTAGCGAGAAAGTAGGCAAGTACTTCACAGAGAAAATAAGAGAAGCCATGAATGACTTGTCTGTACATTTACCTCATAACAACGAGGAAATTATTTTAGAGTGGTGA
- a CDS encoding nascent polypeptide-associated complex protein: MGNIVNQVLVIVVLPTNPRELKRRMKQLGIDVEELKDVKTITIEFPDKELIIREPQIVVMKIQGQKIYYVSGGTEEVASKEVVVESAPSISEDDIKFVMEQTGASREEALNALKKAGGDIPQAILMLTEK, translated from the coding sequence TTGGGTAACATAGTAAATCAGGTACTGGTGATAGTCGTGCTCCCAACTAATCCGAGAGAATTAAAGAGGAGAATGAAGCAATTAGGTATTGATGTGGAGGAATTAAAAGATGTTAAGACAATAACTATCGAATTCCCCGACAAAGAATTAATCATTAGAGAACCTCAAATCGTTGTGATGAAGATTCAGGGTCAGAAAATATATTACGTGAGTGGGGGAACTGAGGAAGTTGCTAGTAAGGAGGTAGTGGTGGAGTCAGCGCCCTCAATAAGTGAAGATGACATAAAGTTCGTTATGGAGCAGACGGGGGCTTCTAGGGAGGAAGCACTGAACGCTTTGAAGAAAGCTGGTGGTGACATACCTCAAGCTATACTCATGCTGACTGAGAAGTAA
- a CDS encoding helix-turn-helix domain-containing protein, producing the protein MSVVEYDFVLELIAQKIAGDIVMSENCGASLRKWREVFKLTQTDVGVLMGISASVISDYEKGRRSPGVKFVKRFVKALINLDKSRGYPVIKQIASSLNLSIGAILDLKDFSIPMKLDELVTVVEGFIVNSNMHRDVAIYGYTVLDSLEAIEKLSGNEFWQIMGATTRRALVFTKVSTGRSPMISVRVSPVKPAVIVLHGTKKIDPLAIRLADKEGLPLVVSLKSTPEDLIKSLRKWSPGGESSLAT; encoded by the coding sequence GTGAGTGTCGTGGAGTACGACTTCGTGCTGGAGCTGATAGCGCAGAAGATCGCTGGAGATATAGTGATGAGCGAGAATTGCGGCGCTTCCTTAAGGAAGTGGAGAGAAGTTTTTAAATTGACGCAGACTGACGTAGGAGTACTCATGGGTATTAGCGCATCCGTAATAAGTGATTACGAAAAAGGGAGGAGATCGCCGGGTGTTAAGTTTGTGAAGAGATTTGTTAAAGCTTTGATAAATCTTGATAAGTCTAGAGGCTACCCCGTAATTAAGCAGATAGCTAGCTCCCTAAACCTGAGCATAGGTGCCATACTAGATCTCAAAGATTTCAGTATACCTATGAAGCTCGACGAGCTAGTTACTGTCGTAGAGGGTTTCATAGTAAACTCAAACATGCACAGGGATGTCGCTATTTACGGTTACACAGTACTTGATAGCTTAGAAGCCATAGAGAAGCTTAGTGGTAACGAGTTCTGGCAAATAATGGGTGCTACGACTAGGAGAGCCCTGGTATTCACTAAGGTCAGTACTGGAAGGTCTCCCATGATATCTGTTAGGGTTAGTCCTGTAAAGCCCGCCGTGATCGTTTTACACGGCACTAAGAAGATAGACCCTCTAGCAATCAGGCTAGCAGATAAAGAAGGATTGCCTCTCGTAGTATCTCTTAAGTCTACTCCAGAGGATTTAATAAAGTCACTCAGGAAATGGTCTCCTGGTGGGGAGAGCTCTTTAGCTACTTAA
- a CDS encoding amidohydrolase, with protein sequence MVDIYVRGKFVITMNKKREVLRDGCVAVEDGEIVAVGKCSELDKDFRGRAAEEVNAEKHIVLPGLINTHVHLVQGMLKACANYRKLISWLKECVWPLQGSMTQEEALASATLTILELIKSGTTSFLETGLVGRYGPDKIIETILKSGLRAAVSRHVMDMSGYALEKGALHEGLVEDGETSMKDTLRLYSKYHGREGRVYVWFGPRTPGAVSVELYREIVERAKELKTGITMHLAEVREDVEYTTKTFNMKPVDFAKWLGLVGPNVVLVHVVWVTDDEINTLAKTRTNVSHNPSSNGKLGSGIARVSDMLRAGVNVTLGTDGGPSNDNYDLIEEMHVAIILQNAYKMDPEALRAEDVLEMATIRGAEALGLSDKVGSIEVGKRADLITIKYWDPKLMPMNDPISHVVFAANGSHVQDVIVDGKIIMKNRNVLTLDEDEVLREVELRSSELFKRTGICVEPNIRYPLT encoded by the coding sequence TTGGTAGATATATATGTTAGGGGCAAGTTTGTAATAACTATGAATAAAAAGAGAGAAGTCTTGAGGGACGGCTGCGTAGCTGTTGAGGACGGGGAGATAGTAGCTGTAGGTAAGTGCTCGGAACTCGATAAGGATTTTAGAGGGAGAGCTGCTGAAGAAGTGAATGCTGAGAAACATATAGTGCTGCCGGGTTTAATTAACACGCACGTGCATTTAGTTCAGGGGATGCTTAAGGCTTGCGCTAATTACAGGAAGTTGATCTCGTGGCTTAAGGAGTGTGTTTGGCCTCTTCAAGGCAGCATGACTCAGGAAGAAGCACTTGCTTCAGCAACTCTAACTATCCTTGAGTTGATAAAGTCGGGGACTACGTCCTTCCTCGAGACAGGACTTGTCGGCAGGTACGGTCCCGACAAGATAATAGAGACTATACTTAAGTCTGGGCTTAGAGCGGCTGTCTCGAGACACGTAATGGATATGAGTGGCTACGCTCTCGAGAAGGGGGCTCTGCACGAAGGTCTAGTTGAGGACGGGGAGACCAGCATGAAAGACACTCTGAGACTATATAGTAAGTATCACGGGAGAGAAGGAAGAGTGTACGTGTGGTTTGGTCCTAGAACGCCCGGGGCTGTGAGTGTAGAACTATATAGAGAAATAGTTGAGAGAGCTAAGGAATTGAAGACTGGAATTACTATGCACTTAGCTGAGGTGAGAGAAGACGTCGAGTACACTACGAAGACCTTCAATATGAAGCCCGTAGACTTCGCTAAGTGGTTAGGTCTCGTAGGGCCTAACGTAGTTCTCGTACACGTTGTCTGGGTCACTGACGACGAGATAAATACTCTAGCTAAGACCAGAACCAACGTGAGTCACAACCCCTCTAGCAACGGGAAGTTAGGCTCCGGAATCGCTAGAGTCTCAGACATGCTTCGAGCAGGCGTTAACGTGACGCTAGGTACAGATGGCGGGCCCAGCAACGACAACTATGACTTGATAGAAGAGATGCACGTTGCTATCATACTCCAAAACGCGTACAAGATGGATCCTGAGGCTTTGAGAGCTGAGGATGTGCTCGAGATGGCTACTATAAGAGGTGCTGAAGCTTTAGGACTCTCAGACAAGGTGGGTTCTATCGAAGTTGGTAAGCGAGCAGACTTAATAACAATCAAGTACTGGGACCCTAAACTCATGCCTATGAATGACCCTATATCACATGTGGTGTTCGCGGCTAACGGTTCACACGTTCAAGATGTCATAGTTGATGGGAAGATTATCATGAAGAACAGGAACGTATTAACACTAGATGAAGACGAGGTCTTGAGAGAAGTTGAGTTGAGGTCTTCAGAACTCTTTAAGAGGACCGGAATTTGTGTTGAACCGAATATTAGGTACCCGCTCACGTGA